The segment CGTGATGGCAGACAAAGCGGATGTGCAACATGTTTGAAAACGGATGCTGGACAGTACATTATAACTGATTGAGTGTCGGCTGCACCAATCGAGCAGGAAGACataaagtttttaatatcACGAGTATGTCACTTTTTGAAagccataaaatttttgtttgtctaGAATTCAACtcacattaaataattgttttcaatcGTAGGCatagtttgaatgaattaacatttttttatgtaaagaaaaaattaaaaaatttttttcccaaatttttacgcttttgtttcttgtaattaaaataaattacacaatatatttttgttaaaacgtaaaataataGGAAGTTGCATGGTTTTTCGCTATACAAttatccatttaaaatttttaaaaatccggTTATTTTTCCGGGTGATCAAAAATGATCCACCGATCGATTTATCTCATTATAAACCGTGtctatttcatttaaatagagcataaaacttaatttttaaattttaaaaccttcaaaaattatgaaatacaaaaaatttgcacCCCTATTAGATTCGTGGTTTAcacgaattaaataatttcgctAAATCCTAATAATTTCCTTGTGAGTGGCGAGAGGGGTTGGAAATGATTGCTTCTTTTCGATTATCGTGACGCAGCGGCCAAACAAACTAAAGCTACTTCCTTTTACCCCGGTCTCACCACCACCCTCGGTCGGTGGTGCTGGCGCCGCGGCGtcgtcagcagcagcacgcgGCCGACAACTTTCAAACGCAAGCGCCACCTGAAGATCCGGCTTTGTTTGCGCGAGCGAGCACTGTGGGTATGCCTGGGGCCACGTGACCAGCGTGCAAGCCAATCACGAGCGAGCAGATTTCCATACGCAAACCTTGCGGTCATCCTCTCTGGGTCCGAAAATAACTCGGTTTTGTGAATCTACAGAGTGCGGACGCGAGACGATTTCGAGTCGAGACGTCGCCAGCATCGGACACTCGCGCCTGGACACGTCGGAGGGCCAATTTTCCGAGTGGGTCACCGCAAAAGCCGCCGGAGCGTTTGGTGCTCAGTTGGACACCGCTCGGGTCAGTCTGGAATTTCGCTTCTCGGCGCCGATTCGGAGCCTATCGGCCCGAATTGCCGACTCTGTTCGCTAGACGAGATTCGTAGCTCTCGAATTTCACCCCTTCCGTTGTCTTTGGTCGGCCAGAATGGCCGCATCCGATTTTAGCAACAAACTTTTCCTCCTCTTGTGTAcctatcatattttatttctcaatgcGTGATTTGCTCGTATTTTGCGCCTCGTTGACTCGGCGTCGAGTGGCGCGGCGCCGACGTCGCCGCCACCCTTGTCGACAGGGTCGAAATCGGCAGGTGCCAGGTGTTTTTTGGGCACCACAACCGCACAACTTGTTGCACGGGGAAAAAATTAAGGCCCCGCCCACCTGGTGCTGCAAACCTTTCCCTTTTTGTTTCCATACGTGGTTGGTTGCGACGGACGGCAGCTTCCCGTCTCCCGTCCCCTGTGTGATGCGCGTCCTTTGCGGTTTTTGTCAATTTGTCGATTGGAAATGTGTCATGTCAAAGCGGGAAATGACAAATTCGACCGAACacatcataaaattaataatatcagACTTGCGTCcgtaatgattttaaatgacaaatgaaattagaaatataACGAGAATTTCCCTCAAGGCATCTATCTCTGTTGCATCTCGTTGCAAGGTTTTCACCTGTTAACACAACTGCGCagttccttttctttttttgtatcataattttaatattgctgCGTTTAAATCGCATTACCGTGTTGTACACAACATTTTCTGTTCAGTTTTGTCATGTTGACGAgaccaattttaataatattttaatcaaatatatatataaaaaacagtCAACAAACAACGACCTTGCGCAATTTTTCGCTCGTTTGCTAATATCGAATATTGTTTGTCCATGTGCCTCcaaagttatttttagttttttcccaAATATAAACCGTGGACCTTCCAGGAATGTTGTTTTGCTGTGGGTTTGGTATGCATTTTCAGAATACGTTCCCTCTCGACTTGACTGTCTGCAAAAACCTGTTTTTCTGCCGCTCTCAGGCTTGCATTCCTCGTGACCTTGGATTTTATGTTCTAATAATTTACCGTGGGCTTTTCTAGCCCGCGTGAACATTATTTCcgtatatattaatttcaggTGTTCGCACAATCTGTCACGTagacaaaaatgcatttatgccaaaaaaagtaaagcttcacagataaaaaaatgaaaaaatttggttaaatttagtagtttaaattaaattaggtcTACAGGACAGTTAAAACTCAGATTTTGACAAACTTCGcgaaaaatttcatgtttctcgcttgatttcgatcccgcTCATCGCTGCATTATCCTATGGTGTGCGAAAAAAGCCCTAAATTTTACAGCACAATGCTTGATTAGcgagcaaatttttaagctgattttctcaaaaatttaaacggcaatctgggaaattttaagctttttcctCACATTTAGATAGTATTTTAAGTAAAggttaaaaaggatttttcacaaattttctgtagggcttgtatttgtttttttttgtttaatccTTTTACCCGTGTTAATTCGTGTTTGATAGATTGTGAGCCTCGTTGAAAGCTAAATTGTTGAGTGCAGTTCCGTGCCCTTATCGGTTTTGTGGCGTTTGAATGATGTTGAGCTATTCCGATGTTTTTAAGACGAAAAAGAGGTCAGCATACGTTGattttggtgaaaataaaaacagtcaAGTCTTATCCAGGTACATAAGTGCGCAGGAGATAGTGAGAAAAAGGAATAAGAAGTGTCTCTGCGGCTCTTGGAATGAACAAGTTCTTAGAATTAGTTATGTTATTGCGTAAATGCACATATTTCTTCTCCTTCCATAACAAGGAATTTAACAATGCtcgaaatgtaattttttgtccttctTAACAAacgaaatcaattaaatttcagaatttgccaaatttctcggtttttcaattatttttgcctgATTTTGGTGCATTTTGtcgcaaattataaattgtgaaacgaatcgtgattttacaattattgttgCTCGCCGCTTGAGTAAGGATGAAAATATTCTCAAAGGTTTTAACAACACTAAGAATATTTCCAGAAGAAATGATGTTTTGGCTAGtcattaatgtaaaatttcctccactagCCAGCCACTAAGCCGCCGGAacataaaagcaaaaataccCCGAGTTTTAGGTTCGTCAAATTGTCCGCCTGCGCACTGCGCGCAttaatgctaaatttaatttttcgcgtTCTCGATTTCGTgtagttgaattaaatttcgtccCATCTGAAAAATTCACTTCCGTTATTTTCACTTACTTAAGTAGTGCACTCTGCCAAGAGATGAAGAGAAAAACCGTGGATCTATTTTCGCGATTCgacattattatttcatatcCGCTGTGCAACCTAGGACAAAAAAACGGAAGGGTTGCGGCGGCGCCGGCTGCACGGAGGGTGTCTTTTTTGCAAGTGAGCAGAGAATGAGCGAGCGCTGGCTTGCAACTTTGCTCTTCATCAGCGCGTGGACTGCGACGAGTCGTTCGGAAGCACAGCTGTCTAGAAATAGAGGCGcccaaagttatttttaaatgccttGTGTGTTCAGCCAGTGTGTATGCcgatattttttgtatgcGCCTCTGTGAATTTGATAGTCTAATATGCAAGCCGTTTGTTTTTTTGCTCGTTAACCGTCGCGATGACAAGTCGGCGCGCGCGATGTCATAATGCGTCTCCACGCTCCATgcctaattattaatttttgttaattaaatcaaaagcgCAAGATTTAAATCCGTTAATTCGAAAAATCCATTCCAAGTCAAAACTTACCCACGCCACCTGGTCGAAATTACACGCAACCTCCATTAGACACGAGATTTTCCATTGTTTACATCGCAGTTCATCAGCAGGTTATGGTAAAATGACCATAAATAGAAATAGATTTTGACCAATGTAATTGAATGAGCACAAGATGCACTCTGATTGGCTAGTCTTAGTTCTTAGTTCGCGCGCTGGCCTCACGTTACGTGCTTGTTTGCAAGGAGTGGGGGGAGGTCACCAGTGGGCGCCGTGGTGTTTGCGGGAACAATTCATCCAAAgcgaatttttgcaaatttcaatttaatttaatattttttacatttcttaacttcattttaaatttgttccagATGCTGAATCTTATTCAAAGTGATGGATAATGAATATGCAGAGAGTGATCTAGCCATAAGTGATGTCAGTAAGTGTCGAGCGtttgtgatattaaaaaaaaatgacacgcTTTCGCTCATTTTTCCCTACTACCACCATAGGACtggcttttttaattgcatgaTGCATCTGTGAATCTGGAGTTGGATGTAAAAATACTAAATCTCTCCTgcaagttgaaatttttggtgaGTGGAATATTTCGCGCACTCTACGAAATTGCAAAACACTGCGGCTTTGTGCAAtcaattttcgttttaatttgcacGTCGATCTCTCTGATTTCTTATCAGCTGATTGATTGTATCGCATTCATTCATCCGATCGAAGgttgtgtttgcttttaaacacCGTGTTTTTCTTTGCAGTTGAAGTTCTGCAGGGCGCAGACCCGAATTTCATAGAGTCCTCGAGTCAGAGTCAGAAGGTCATGGACAGCCCCAGAGTGGAGATTATTGAGCAGCCTGCGCCGAAGGCTCTTCGGTTCAGATACGAGTGCGAGGGCAGGTCTGCAGGAAGCATTCCTGGAGAGAACACGACCAACGAAAACAAAACTTTCCCGACAATCAAAGTAATCTCCGTAATTTCCAGTCTTCCGAGCTAAAAGAAATTGGTCCTTTGGCAGGTTCTCAACTACTCCGGACCATGCATGGTGGTCGTGTCGTGCGTGACCAAGGATGAACCTTTCCTGGCTCACCCGCACAACCTAGTTGGTAAAGACTGCAAACAAGGTGTCTGCACGACGCACGTCGACACCGAAACCATGACTTGTCAATTCCCTAATCTTGGCATTCAATGCGTCAAGAAGAAAGAGGTGGAGAGGTCCTTAGAAGTTAGACAAAAGATCAGGGTGGATCCTTTCAGGAGTGAGTTTGTCGCAATTTTACACTATAGTAAAAGTTGGTTGACACGTTATTTGCAGGAGGTTTCGCCCACGGAAGCCAGCCATCCAACATTGATCTGAACGCCGTCAGGCTTTGTTTTCAAGTTTTCACAGAGGGTGATAAGCCAAACACGTTCACCAAAGGCTTGCCTCCGGTAGcgtcaaatataatttatgacAAGAGTGAGTCTCACTGCTTTGCCCTTTAACGCATCATTTGAGACATTCAATGCCTTTTGCAGAAGCAAATACTGATTTGCAAATCACAAGACTAAGTGACGTGTCATGCAGTGTAGCAGGGGGAAAGGAAATCATCCTTCTGTGTGAAAAGGTTGCCAAAGGTGAGTTGATAAACGACAAAGTAGAGTCTTGTAGACAATTCGCACATATCGCAATTTAATAGACGCTGCCAAAAAGTCAATCGTAATTGAAGTGACTGCGCGTATGCCGAGAATGTGACGCGTAGCAAACACTGCTTGTCTAATTGCACCAAATTTAGCAGCAGCATTCTCAAGAGACAAGCGCAGTGCTTTCAAACTTTCAAGATTTGATgtcgtctgaaaatttttaaaggtctCAGCCGCTtggccgaattttttgcccggcggctggcgcggctgacaatatttttaatgtgaagtttgatagtgctttaCGGTCTGAAGGgccggaaaatatttttctcctgcactttttaatttttaaccctatttcaccggcggctgagatctctacaaaatttcaattttttatttttaagatgctGGGATGTTGAAGAGGTTTATAAATAGCCAAGATTTATTCCCACCTATCAATTAAATCGcatctaatttttcagatgaTATTGATATCCATTTTACTGAGGAAAAAGATGGGCAAATAGTGTGGCACGGGAAAGGAGAATTCCAGCCGTCTGATGTTCACCGCCAATACGCAATACCCTTCAGGACGCCAGCTTACCACAACCTGCAGGTAAATCATTGGCACTAGATTGTTTTAACGGCCCAACTCACGTGCGATGTTGCAGGTACAACACGAAGTTAAACTGAAGATCCAACTCGTCCGACCGTCTGATGGTGCTAACAGTGAAAAGCGTGACTTCACCTACTTGCCCCTGGACTCAGGTAGGCCTTTCTGGGCTTTGAAAAAGCTGAAAGCCGACTATGATACTTTCTCGAAAATTCTCGCAACGAACACCGCGCTAATGACCTCGCCGCGTTCCCCCATTTCCGTAACGAACGGCATCAGTGGCCCCAGTTCAGAGGTGCCCGTGCAGGAGGTGCCGCAGGAGGTGAAAATTGAGCCCGTGGAGGAAAAGCCGCCCACTTTTGAATATACCACCGACAACAGCTGGGACAAGAGCGAGCAGACCATCCTCGAGTCGTACTCCGGGGACCTGGTGCAGGACGAAAACTGCAAGTCGCTCAATGATCTGCTCAGCACCGTCGCCGAACTGGAAGAAATGTACTCGGAGCCGCCGGCCGACCCTGAGCTGACCGAGTGCCTGAAGCAGTCTGCAGACTCGGTGCCCGCCAATATGCCGATGGACGTAGACGACAGCTATGAAAGCGGCCACTACACCAGCATGCAGCTGGCCATGAAGAACCCCATTCTTATCGACATCGACTTCGAAGACCCGCAGATTCTTCCAGCTCAATCCGAATTCATCCTGGCGCCGATGAACGATGCTTTCGTCCATCAGGAACAGTCCTGTGCCAATAACAAGAGGGAGAGCACCACCGACAAAGTGCCTCCGTTGCCGCCCAAGCGCTTCCGCAAGGGCAAAGACGATGATTCGAGCTCGATCATCACCATCGACGAGCCGGCACCCGAGCTGCCTCCACGGGCCAATCCGCCTCCTCCGTCTCCCTGCAacaacaaagaaaaacaaaagtcCAAGAACTTTTTCCAAAAGCTGTTTTCGCGCAAAGGTGGCAGAAAGAACAACAAGCCGCCTGGCTTGCCCAAGTCGGGCTCTGTCCCGTGCAATTTGTCCGAGGTAAACCAGAATTCTATTGGAACGCCTCCGAGTCCTGTCGTCGACTTGACAGAGGCCGAACACTACGCACTGTACACAGACTTGGCTCCGAGAGCCAACTGCTCAGAATTTGACGAGACCTCTTTTTACTACAGCCCGGTCGAGGGTATCGCGGAAAAGCCACTGCCTCCCGAGCCGCAAAAGAGCGAAAAGAGGAGCAGTGTTTCCAAGATATCGGGCAGCATTAAGGATATGTTTTCGTAAAATTCATGCCAAATGAGACCAAAATCGAACCAGCTATTTTGTGATGGGGGAAAATGCCACAAATTTgctgtacatttatttattaattaattgccatTGGGTACAGAGGTGTGtcaatttgattaatatattttcatctcGAGTTTGGATAATGTCTATATTCTGGAGAATGccttaaagcaatttttactattttgtaTTGCGCGGCGGTGCCTTTTTGTTATCTAAGCACAAAATAATCGTAACTATGAAAGTGATGAACCCTGCTACGGATCAATTTACACTTGCGTGGTGATACCGAGTTGATTCACCAAGTTAATACTCATGCTTCTGTGcatattcattaaatttgtcacTAATGTTAAAACTGTTTGTGTTGTAGCGAccgttttaatcaaaagaaagcaGTCTAAATATAGTGAATCGCCGACTGCAAAGAGACAGGCAATGTCAGCCTCTAGTTTGGTTGAGAGGAGTGAgtatttttgcataattatcaCCTGGTGGTGGCGGAAAATTCTGCTTTGTTGCCAACAATCGCTTTGGGGCCGCTTTTGCTCTGTACAAAAATTTACGCTCTCTCATATCCACGAGTTCACTACAAAATCACTAATTTCATTCAGATCATAGTTGTCGGAGGTTATTCCCATGCAGATATCAAACTCAACATGTaagtttactttttaaaattttgcatttaaatttcaagccgCCACATGCAAAACTGCTCCTTTATTCagaggcaattttttttaataaaatttactcgtTGATTGTCAGCGGTTGAAGCATTTTAAGTATCAAATATCTGTTCAACTgtgaatcaaaatcaagcaacTTGTGATGCTAAATTGTGTCCTGTCAGTGGAAATTATTATACATTTATGCCCttgtatttttcagattttagtGCGTATTAATTGTTGTGATGTGTCGTCACCATATGGGATTGTTCTTTTTCTTATATTTGAGGCTGTGCCTTGATTAATAATACCGTTTTGATTACCTGTAACTTCTCTTATAATGCTTATCCTGCTGTTTTGAAGAAAAGAAGTGCAGTTTATGTATTGTTGCAATcaaatatacaatttaaaaagcattgaaCTGAACGATtcctcagaatttttttatttatgactttaaaaaaattaggtcaGATTTCAATATCAACAACACTGCCAAAGAGGTACATTTAAATTACTGTGTGTTTTAAATAGTTATCGTCTTTTATGATTTGTTTAAGTTAGCgttgtcataatttttaaacagagtGCTTTTAACTAGCCAGCTTTTTAAGACTAACATGATTTTTTGCATGagtgttttacaattttgcatgTTCTGTGTGGTTTGGTGTTCAAACATTTGGAactaattgagtttttttacaGATGCGCAGGTTCCACTGCCATCGATGCCCCAGCAGTACCAACACATGCAAGGGGTTAAACTTGAACCACAAGGTAACCTCTTTTCTATTCGCATTGATCGGCATTTAAATATCTGGATTAcacaatattataaatatcttGAGTTGTAACAAAGCtacaacagcaaaaaattaagccCAATTATAGATGGCCTTCAGCGActtatatttggaaattttcaaattttggtaatagttgcttaattttcaaagtcgATGATTCCCTGAGTTTTTCTTTTCGAAATAAGCTTCTATTGTTTTCCTAACGTTTTTGGGGTGGAGTAACCTGCAGCTTTCGAGATACGAACGGTCAAAGGTTGATAAAGGTTTTCGAGTTCAGGtgtaaaatgaggaaattcaaaattgcagGAGTTTTACCCTTGGAATACATTCTGAGGTCAGATAAGACCATCAAAACAAGCAAGAAATCGAGTCTTGGCGTCAGGATAGCCCTCAAGTGACATTTTACGACGCCTGAAGGCTCTAAATTGGTTCAACCTGCAAGATTTGCTCCCCGTTGGATCTGTCAAatcaagagctttcagaaagtttgcaattttacAGGGTGATCATGGTCGAGATTTTTCGCTCTTAAGGGCGTTTCGTGAGCACCCTGATAGTTTCCAAATGGtcaaattgcacatattctgaaagctctggACTTAACCGTAGcaacggtgtgcaaatctTGCAGATCAAATCAATACAGAGGCCGTCAGGTGCCGATTAAGTGGCCACAGGcgatttcaagaaattccctgacgccagggttcgattttaATCCTGATCTGAGGGTAAAAGTCAACCGTTTTTGACTCTAAATTCAACCgaacttaaataaaatcccgATTTGAATCCTGTGACCGTTTGCTTCTTAAAAACTAAAGGTTTCACCACTTGGAAGGCCCGATTCTCCAGTTTTCCcccggatttcctggaaaaacTACATTTAATTGGCCAAAAAATCAGGATGGtgctctaaaaaaattaaagatagcaaataatttctcgtttaatttcctatttttaataggagtaaatttttgcagaaGTAGGTGCTGCGCTGGCTTACCCAAACATGAGTCCGCAGAGGCAAAACGTGAGCCACTCGCCGCAGCCGGCAATGCctctgctgcagcagcagcctttCAACGCCGCCCATCAAATGCCGCAGCTTTTCGTCGCACCGCAGCCCCAAGAGCGCTTCAGTCCGAACATTTCGTTCAACCTGAACGCGCAGACGTTCCCATCGACGTCACAGGCGACCTTTGGACAGCCGCAGGCGCAGTACGTGCAAGCCGGCGGCATTCTATTCAACAGCCAACAACAGGCGCAGCAGGCGCTGCTGAACAATCttagcgccgccgccgctgccggccCAAGCACTGTGGTGATCGCTGACCtcgacaaacaaaatttttttgatgAAAACATTTCGGAGAACCTTTCAGGCCAGTTGAGATTATGCGGCATCAATTCGAATGATCCGGGCGAACCAATTTCGGTGGAAAACATGTCCACTGATAGCTTCTGCAAGAATTACTTGTAGGTCATACCTGCTTCTTCGtattatcttatttttttattaatttcgtaGTAGTACAAACTTAAAGTGGTTTCCTTTGAAAACCTTTTCTATATCGTTATCAGTGTTGTGGGccaccatttgaaaaaaaaaacacctgtGATTTATACTTTTTCGGAAGTAGAATTCttctttgtttaaatttatgcttAAACTTGCCAGATCagcattaataattgatttttcacttttaaatgaCCGAGTCTGCAGAGATATTTAGTCCAACTGATGCTGGatcaaattttcttatatCTGTGCTGTTGTAGTGTCGCTACTTTTTATTGCTATGATATGTTTCATTTCTTCAGTaccaaaaatgcttttaaagtttattgtttgttataAGAAATCTTGGATTTTCGTGCGTGAAAATCACCAAAAGATgttctcaaaattattacttgTTAATAATACTCTTATTGTGCTCTATCATAAGATTTTATCGTAGTGTTTggagtaatttatatttgtacaagatatttttacaaatattaaattgcatgTTCGTCACTGTGAAAGTCAAACTTAAAGGTGGTaaggaagaaaatattttcaaaaataaaatttttatcaacactttaaacaatttttgtgatactttaaacattttccatTGGCTTATAATATAACACATTtgtgaaattagaaaaatgattttaaacacTCCTGTCCCTTCTTCTTTCTCTCAAATAcctttgtgaaataaaaaaaacatcccaTCTATTGTGTGAATGAGATTGACGACAGCGAGCACGCGTCAAGAATTGACCGCTTCTCATTGTCAGGTACTGTTTTGGGGTTGAATCGGCTTGCCTATTCATTTTGTGGGTGATTGACAGTCAGATGGCCTCAACGCATTCAATGAGACACACTCCTGCTGTCAGGGTTACGTGCTCATCCATCATCTCCGAACAATGACTTGTGACAGGTCGATCCAAAAGGACACAGAACGAAATCTGCTGAATTTCTGTATTTGTCCGCTCCAATTCTACTGTTATTGATAGAATGAAACAACCGTTAGAATCTTTTTGCTcttataaacattttaaaggtctcggaagagaaaaatattttgtattatttgaagcatataattaaatttaaaacgaacacaacataatatttttgcaattaaaaattgatacagTTCATCTTGCAACAATTTTCCTCATCATAAAAAGTTCTTCTAAAGCTACCAAGACGGTTTAAATTGATGAGAATATCAGATAAGGTGTGGAAATactccaaatttttttattcaaagagtatttacctttttttattgatttttgaacAACTTCTTAGTAAATCATTGACTcaaatttagtaatttattctaaaatattagattttttagtaaaaatgatcGAGGTACAAGTTAGGAATCCTTTGCAtacgctgaaaaatatttccctctgcaaaatttatagGAGAAGTtgtgtgaaaaattgattcaaccTTACCAGGAAATGGCAGAAAGGAAGCTGGATTTTGTAACAACTGATAACTTAAAACTTTTCCCAGAGCACTTTTcgatcacaaataaaaaatcatatatcaTTCGTCTCGTCTCGTTAgattcaaaaatatatcaagTTTTATATAAATCCGATTACTATTTTCAAGAAAGTAtgacaatttgaaatatttgtaatattttgactttaaaTTACTCTTATCAAAAACCATCAAATTTTAGCGAAGGACGccaaaattttcgaattaacAGGTGCGTTTCCCTTGTTAGTTAAAATTCAGGTTGATTAAAACGCCCGAGAAGTATGCTGCGCGCACGAAGTAGTGCTacacaggttgcatagctgCGCTTTGGAGTGTACCCGGTGCGCCTCCTGCTGCTGCCTTGCGTGGTGTGACCAGGCACCAGGTTTAACAAAAAGAGTCGTATATATACTTACAaatcacatacacacacaagcaCGCATTCCATTGGGAACACCTGGGAGGGGGAGTTATGCGGAGAGAAGGCatgcaagagagagagagaaatttgtACAGGTATATAGTGAAAAAGCTTTTTCTCAATACACCTGACTTGTAGTGGGGGAAAGTAGGCAGGTAAGAGACCAGGTAAGCACGCGGCTCGGCCGGATTAAAGTTGCGCCCTGCGAAGAGGCTAGTTTATGGTTGCCACTCTTCAGTGAACGGCACGAGTTTTTCGGGGTTGCAGACGTCCAGCccttttcaacttttcaacTTGCCACTCGTCGGCCGGCACCCTCCGGAACAAGACCATGACTGTCATTAGTGAATTATCATCGGCTCTGGCGTGCACGAATCTGGCATCCCTAGCTGGCTAAACCTGCCAGGTATAGATGAGAGGCACATTCCTTCTTCTCCTTCAATTGTGAGACAGCCGCTCAACTCTCAGGTGCCTCTCGCGAGTTCGTCGTCGAAAACACGCGCGCAACACTTTACGCCTGTGAATCGTGAGTGTTTTTGCCGATAGTGTGAAAAGTTTGGATTTGCCCGTCTTCCAGAGTGCTCATGGATAACTACAACCATGAAGCAAGTACCcgtttggattaaaattcgcATCCAGGTGAGACTTCAAATGACTCtttacaataatttgattttgaaatacctgccgacaaattttgaaaccaatGCTGATCTCGGTTAGGGaccgttttaatatttctatgacacaattaattattgttacacACACAGCAGCTATAAACATTgcctcatttttattgaaaatttcgtcGGTCCTTTTTAGGATTATGGAATTTATCATTTAGATATTactgataaatttataattcagtacagttaaataattaaatcgtgAATTtcgttctaaaattaaattaattttataaagataataaactggaattttgttttgttttgtttattcacTGAAAACatcgaattaaaaaactaaatttcctCACTTCTTGATCTTATTATTGacaaaacagttttatttttctttagaaatCGTGAGAATCTTCGGCTTGTCACACTTGTTTCGCATATTTATCAAAACGTTTCCggtcatttaaaattcctgaTACATTCGCCTTCGCGGCGGGAAGTACGCACATAATTAATCCAGCAGCGCTTCCGAGGCGAGTGGAAATCGAAATGAACAGTGCTAATG is part of the Cloeon dipterum chromosome 1, ieCloDipt1.1, whole genome shotgun sequence genome and harbors:
- the LOC135934655 gene encoding uncharacterized protein LOC135934655, whose protein sequence is MLLCIFIKFVTNVKTVCVVATVLIKRKQSKYSESPTAKRQAMSASSLVERNAQVPLPSMPQQYQHMQGVKLEPQEVGAALAYPNMSPQRQNVSHSPQPAMPLLQQQPFNAAHQMPQLFVAPQPQERFSPNISFNLNAQTFPSTSQATFGQPQAQYVQAGGILFNSQQQAQQALLNNLSAAAAAGPSTVVIADLDKQNFFDENISENLSGQLRLCGINSNDPGEPISVENMSTDSFCKNYL
- the LOC135934653 gene encoding embryonic polarity protein dorsal-like isoform X2, which produces MDSPRVEIIEQPAPKALRFRYECEGRSAGSIPGENTTNENKTFPTIKVLNYSGPCMVVVSCVTKDEPFLAHPHNLVGKDCKQGVCTTHVDTETMTCQFPNLGIQCVKKKEVERSLEVRQKIRVDPFRRGFAHGSQPSNIDLNAVRLCFQVFTEGDKPNTFTKGLPPVASNIIYDKKANTDLQITRLSDVSCSVAGGKEIILLCEKVAKDDIDIHFTEEKDGQIVWHGKGEFQPSDVHRQYAIPFRTPAYHNLQVQHEVKLKIQLVRPSDGANSEKRDFTYLPLDSGRPFWALKKLKADYDTFSKILATNTALMTSPRSPISVTNGISGPSSEVPVQEVPQEVKIEPVEEKPPTFEYTTDNSWDKSEQTILESYSGDLVQDENCKSLNDLLSTVAELEEMYSEPPADPELTECLKQSADSVPANMPMDVDDSYESGHYTSMQLAMKNPILIDIDFEDPQILPAQSEFILAPMNDAFVHQEQSCANNKRESTTDKVPPLPPKRFRKGKDDDSSSIITIDEPAPELPPRANPPPPSPCNNKEKQKSKNFFQKLFSRKGGRKNNKPPGLPKSGSVPCNLSEVNQNSIGTPPSPVVDLTEAEHYALYTDLAPRANCSEFDETSFYYSPVEGIAEKPLPPEPQKSEKRSSVSKISGSIKDMFS
- the LOC135934653 gene encoding embryonic polarity protein dorsal-like isoform X1, yielding MDNEYAESDLAISDVIEVLQGADPNFIESSSQSQKVMDSPRVEIIEQPAPKALRFRYECEGRSAGSIPGENTTNENKTFPTIKVLNYSGPCMVVVSCVTKDEPFLAHPHNLVGKDCKQGVCTTHVDTETMTCQFPNLGIQCVKKKEVERSLEVRQKIRVDPFRRGFAHGSQPSNIDLNAVRLCFQVFTEGDKPNTFTKGLPPVASNIIYDKKANTDLQITRLSDVSCSVAGGKEIILLCEKVAKDDIDIHFTEEKDGQIVWHGKGEFQPSDVHRQYAIPFRTPAYHNLQVQHEVKLKIQLVRPSDGANSEKRDFTYLPLDSGRPFWALKKLKADYDTFSKILATNTALMTSPRSPISVTNGISGPSSEVPVQEVPQEVKIEPVEEKPPTFEYTTDNSWDKSEQTILESYSGDLVQDENCKSLNDLLSTVAELEEMYSEPPADPELTECLKQSADSVPANMPMDVDDSYESGHYTSMQLAMKNPILIDIDFEDPQILPAQSEFILAPMNDAFVHQEQSCANNKRESTTDKVPPLPPKRFRKGKDDDSSSIITIDEPAPELPPRANPPPPSPCNNKEKQKSKNFFQKLFSRKGGRKNNKPPGLPKSGSVPCNLSEVNQNSIGTPPSPVVDLTEAEHYALYTDLAPRANCSEFDETSFYYSPVEGIAEKPLPPEPQKSEKRSSVSKISGSIKDMFS